acttctgtgcagcctgcagcacggTTCCTATTTCATATgtatacttcttttctcacgcgcacagaccatgtagatagcgcccctttgcatatatatacagcaggaaaaattgcttggagaccccaagttgattttaccttgtctcatactcattgaggaggatatcccagccagctaagtagctggcccccatcAGTAGAAGCCTTACCCCTTacttgcgctcaccacacctcctaggcctaaggcccccttgtaaAACAGTAGATAGCAGTAGGATTCCATAAgcgtcagtagtatagccttagataagtagattacataagcagtgtactagtagtacggccacaagtgcccaatccattagcaagtacccaccttacagtggtgtacaacacacttgtggccatatggaCTGTGGAGAAACTGCATAAGGTGGTGGGGTTGCTACCTATGACAACTAACTAGGTGTctacagtgaccaaggctgtaagggcaatgaccagttATGTATCCACAACAAGTaagccacttaaggtggAGTGGACAATGTgtgacttagtagttactgggcttaaggcccttgtacagtgtggagatgcaacaagaggtaatcaacctgggtgttaccatggtgttgtacgccaactgtaaggttgggtacacgctagtgggcgggcgcttatggccgtactactacagacactgcttatgtaactaactatctaggctatactaataccgcttagggcggtctactacttctataccactgcaagggggccttaggcctgggaggtgtgatgagtaaaggggtggtgagcgtctgagaactacttaggggccggctacttagctggctggctaccttctctaatgagtaagagacgaggtaaaatcgacttggtgtctccaagcaattttcctgctgtatatatagacaaagcacactatctacatggtctgtgcgcgtgggagaaagaagtagttaagacaaatgagaagcgtgctgcgggctgcgcagaagcgtggatttctcctaagcgcccttggcacggcatcttggcgcggcatctcggcataataagcgccgagatcacgtgatcgaaaaacaaaagatatcaagtccgtaaaaatactaaaaataatagaaaatttgtccgattctgatggtatagttaaggaggttataacattgccccccccttaaaggctcttggcggcgtcacaagcctttctgagtctggcttggttgaagcgcttgacctcttcttggctatgttccaacagttcttctggttcccatgagttatcTTCTGGgccgtatcctttccatttgatcaggtagaaccactttccaCGTTGTTTTTTAGAGTCAATAATTTGCTCTacttcgtattcttcctctccttctattgtttcaggaggaggGCGTTCCGGAagtggttggcttggggacttgtggactttggacagtaaccctacatagaatacgtTATGGATTTTCATGGTTGcagggagttccaggcgatacgcatggctggagattttcttggtgattttgaaggggcctaggcgtttggggtccagtttgttggagttagAACGTATCTCCACATTTTTTGCGTCTAGCCAAACTTTTTCTCCGATGGAAAACTCCGGGGTCactcccttggttcctgccattctttcctttgtcattctcagggcggattctgcttccttccattcttgtgcCAAGGTATCAGCCACATTGTcagcttctggtacgtttgctgggacgttggaagGATTCATGAccgggtttcttccataaaccaGCTCAAACGGGGTTTTCCCGGTGGTGGAGTGTTTAGTGTTGTTGTACGCGTATTCCGCTAACGGTAACCAGGAGGCCCAGTCCGAATGGTCTGCTGCTACGTATGATCTCAGGTAGAACTCGATGAATTGAtttaccctttctgtttgaccGTCTGATTCCGGATGGTAGGCCAATGAGAATGAGGGTTTGatcccaaggcgttggtatagagcccttaggaatttccctgtgaacgttGTCCCACggtctgagactgttttGACCGGTAGTCCGTGTGACTTCCAAAcgtgggtgatgaacaggtCCGCTAGTCCCTTGGCCGTGACcttctttgtggttgggataaaatgaccaaacttggagaaggaatCAATTACCACTAGAATTGCATCGTGCCCATTAGATTTGGGGAATCCCGTGATGAAATCGTAGGATACTGTGTGAAAAGGGAATGGGGGAACTTCCAAGGGTTTTAGCGCGATGGCAGGTACGCGGGCGCGGCGGTTTGCTTGGCAAGTTGGACAACACtcgacccattctttggctgagGATTTCATTCCGGGCCACCAATAGGATCTGCTGATAAGTTCAAGCGTCCTTTgctgtcctgggtgtcctgccagaggggagtcatggaattccttcAATATCCGTTCCTTGAGGGATTCCaagtctgggacaactaattttccgcggtaccataatagctcttcctcccagtcatagtcTCGATAGGCTTTTTGGATTgagggaggtgcattgtccgcatcttctgtcaaAAACTGTATGATTGGCTCAAGGGAGGGGTCTTCCCTTAGTTTGGAGCGTACTTCTGTGACTatttccagctcttcttctgaagtgttggcaaagactttggCGGGTAGCATGATTTCCGGTTCCTGGGGTGCATTGATATAGTCCGACCATCTAGataaggcatctggttttcccgactgctttcctgggcgatagtggatctcaaaattgaagttgctcaggaagatgcgccatcgCGCGTGTCTGCGGTTAAAGgtttgtgcctgcatccagtactccaggtttcaatgatccgtgaacacctggattggtttatccgttgcttctaggaaaatcctccattcttccaatgccttgatgatagccagAAGTTCtttatcatgggtgtcatagttggcttctgcccctgagaacgattttgacatgtaggcaattgGATGTAGTTGGTTATCTGAGCCCCGCTGACTAAGAATGGCTCCCATTGCAACCCCTGAGGCGTCGGTCTCAAGGTAATAGGGGAGtcctgggttggaatggatgagaacCGGTGACTTGGTAacaagaaccttcaactcctgaaatgctgcttcctctaggtcgccccatgaccagggggtttcctttctggtaaggttgtgcagagggcgtgctactgaactgaaattggggatgaaccgtCGGAGGTAATTAACAAAGCCTAAGAAagcctggacttgtttgaccGTTCTGGGTTGAGGCCATGATGTGACTGCCTCcaccttcttctgatccatggagaagcctgatggggatataacaatgccaagataATTGAccgtagtgacgtggaagtgacatttTGACAATTTGCAAAAGAGCTGGTTTTTCATGAGTCAAGACAGTACTTCTCTGACatgggttggatggtcttCTGGGTTCtctgagaaaatgagaatatcatccaggtaaattaccactgtgacgtcaatcagatccctgaacaggttgttcataaagtgttgaaatGCAGCCGGAGcgttggtaaggccaaagggcatcaccaggtattcaaataaccCGTATTTTGTCCTAAacgccgtcttccattcatctccttccttaatccGGACGTTGTTATACCCCCAGCGTAGATCCAGTTTGGTGAATATCTTGGCATGCCTTAgcttggccatgaggtcgtccTGTCTGGGAagtgggtagacgttttttTGGGTGAcatcattcaacttcctgtaatcCACCACCAatctgttataacctccttacatataccatcagaatcggacaaattttctattatttttagtattttttacggacttgatatcttatgtttttcgatcacgtgatctcggcgcttactatgccgagatgccgcgccaagatgccgtgccaagggctcttaggagaaatccacgcttctgcgcagtccgcagcacgcttctcatttgtcttctatacttctttctctcacacgcacagaccatgtagatagtgcgcattgtctatatatacagcagggaaatcgcttggaaacaccaagttgatttt
The nucleotide sequence above comes from Rhizoctonia solani chromosome 3, complete sequence. Encoded proteins:
- a CDS encoding Retrotransposable element Tf2 protein — translated: MAKLRHAKIFTKLDLRWGYNNVRIKEGDEWKTAFRTKYGLFEYLVMPFGLTNAPAAFQHFMNNLFRDLIDVTVVIYLDDILIFSENPEDHPTHLFCKLSKCHFHVTTVNYLGIVISPSGFSMDQKKVEAVTSWPQPRTVKQVQAFLGFVNYLRRFIPNFSSVARPLHNLTRKETPWSWGDLEEAAFQELKVLVTKSPVLIHSNPGLPYYLETDASGVAMGAILSQRGSDNQLHPIAYMSKSFSGAEANYDTHDKELLAIIKALEEWRIFLEATDKPIQAQTFNRRHARWRIFLSNFNFEIHYRPGKQSGKPDALSRWSDYINAPQEPEIMLPAKVFANTSEEELEIVTEVRSKLREDPSLEPIIQFLTEDADNAPPSIQKAYRDYDWEEELLWYRGKLVVPDLESLKERILKEFHDSPLAGHPGQQRTLELISRSYWWPGMKSSAKEWVECCPTCQANRRARVPAIALKPLEVPPFPFHTVSYDFITGFPKSNGHDAILVVIDSFSKFGHFIPTTKKVTAKGLADLFITHVWKSHGLPVKTVSDRGTTFTGKFLRALYQRLGIKPSFSLAYHPESDGQTERVNQFIEFYLRSYVAADHSDWASWLPLAEYAYNNTKHSTTGKTPFELVYGRNPVMNPSNVPANVPEADNVADTLAQEWKEAESALRMTKERMAGTKGVTPEFSIGEKVWLDAKNVEIRSNSNKLDPKRLGPFKITKKISSHAYRLELPATMKIHNVFYVGLLSKVHKSPSQPLPERPPPETIEGEEEYEVEQIIDSKKQRGKWFYLIKWKGYGPEDNSWEPEELLEHSQEEVKRFNQARLRKACDAAKSL